From one Neovison vison isolate M4711 chromosome 1, ASM_NN_V1, whole genome shotgun sequence genomic stretch:
- the LOC122913947 gene encoding histone H2A type 1-E — MSGRGKQGGKARAKAKTRSSRAGLQFPVGRVHRLLRKGNYAERVGAGAPVYLAAVLEYLTAEILELAGNAARDNKKTRIIPRHLQLAIRNDEELNKLLGRVTIAQGGVLPNIQAVLLPKKTESHHKAKGK; from the coding sequence ATGTCCGGACGCGGGAAGCAGGGCGGTAAGGCGCGCGCCAAGGCCAAGACACGCTCTTCGCGGGCGGGTCTGCAGTTCCCGGTGGGCCGCGTGCACCGCCTGCTCCGCAAGGGCAACTATGCGGAGCGGGTCGGGGCCGGCGCGCCGGTGTACCTGGCGGCCGTGCTCGAGTACCTGACGGCCGAGATCCTGGAGCTGGCGGGCAACGCGGCGCGCGACAACAAGAAGACGCGCATCATCCCGCGCCACCTGCAGCTGGCCATCCGCAACGACGAGGAGCTCAACAAGCTGCTGGGCCGCGTCACCATCGCGCAGGGCGGCGTGCTGCCCAACATCCAGGCCGTGCTACTGCCCAAGAAGACCGAGAGCCACCACAAGGCCAAGGGAAAGTGA
- the LOC122914097 gene encoding histone H2B type 1-C/E/F/G/I, which yields MPEPAKSAPAPKKGSKKAVTKAQKKDGKKRKRSRKESYSVYVYKVLKQVHPDTGISSKAMGIMNSFVNDIFERIAGEASRLAHYNKRSTITSREIQTAVRLLLPGELAKHAVSEGTKAVTKYTSSK from the coding sequence ATGCCTGAACCCGCCAAGTCCGCTCCGGCCCCGAAGAAGGGCTCCAAGAAGGCGGTGACCAAGGCGCAGAAGAAGGATGGCAAGAAGCGCAAACGCAGCCGCAAGGAGAGCTACTCGGTGTACGTGTACAAGGTGCTGAAGCAGGTGCACCCCGACACCGGCATCTCGTCCAAGGCCATGGGCATCATGAACTCGTTCGTCAACGACATCTTCGAGCGCATCGCGGGCGAGGCGTCCCGCCTGGCGCACTACAACAAGCGCTCGACCATCACGTCCAGGGAGATCCAGACGGCCGTGCGCCTGCTGCTGCCCGGGGAGCTAGCCAAGCACGCCGTGTCCGAGGGCACCAAGGCCGTCACCAAATATACGAGCTCCAAGTAA
- the LOC122914300 gene encoding histone H4, with the protein MSGRGKGGKGLGKGGAKRHRKVLRDNIQGITKPAIRRLARRGGVKRISGLIYEETRGVLKVFLENVIRDAVTYTEHAKRKTVTAMDVVYALKRQGRTLYGFGG; encoded by the coding sequence ATGTCTGGTCGTGGTAAAGGTGGGAAGGGCCTGGGCAAGGGGGGCGCCAAGCGCCACCGCAAGGTGCTGCGCGACAACATCCAGGGCATCACCAAGCCCGCCATCCGGCGGCTGGCCCGGCGCGGTGGCGTCAAGCGCATCTCCGGCCTCATCTACGAGGAGACCCGCGGGGTGCTCAAGGTGTTCCTGGAGAACGTGATCCGCGACGCCGTCACCTACACGGAGCACGCCAAGCGCAAGACGGTCACGGCCATGGACGTGGTCTACGCGCTCAAGCGCCAGGGCCGCACCCTCTACGGCTTCGGGGGCTAA